One genomic segment of Mycolicibacterium chubuense NBB4 includes these proteins:
- the ettA gene encoding energy-dependent translational throttle protein EttA, translating into MAEFIYTMRKVRKAHGDKVILDDVTLNFLPGAKIGVVGPNGAGKSSVLRIMAGLDQPNNGDAFLAPGASVGILQQEPPLDDTKTVRENVEEGVPIKGKLNRYNEVAELMATDYSDELMEEMGKLQEELDAADAWDIDSQLEQAMDALRCPPPDEPVTHLSGGERRRVALCKLLLSKPDLLLLDEPTNHLDAESVLWLEQHLAEYKGAILAVTHDRYFLDNVAEWILELDRGRAFPYEGNYSTYLEKKAERIAVQGRKDAKLQKRLKDELEWVRSGAKARQAKSKARLQRYEEMAAEAEKTRKLDFEEIQIPTGPRLGSVVVEVSHLDKGFDGRQLIKDLSFTLPRNGIVGVIGPNGVGKTTLFKTIVGLEQPDSGTVKIGETVKLSYVDQSRSGIDPKKTVWQVVSDGLDYIEVGQNEIPSRAYVSAFGFKGPDQQKPAGVLSGGERNRLNLALTLKEGGNLILLDEPTNDLDVETLSSLENALENFPGCAVVISHDRWFLDRTCTHILAWEGDTDNEAKWFWFEGNFAAYEENKVERLGAEAARPHRVTHRKLTRG; encoded by the coding sequence ATGGCCGAATTCATCTACACGATGCGGAAGGTCCGCAAGGCGCACGGCGACAAGGTCATCCTTGACGACGTCACGCTGAACTTCCTTCCGGGCGCGAAGATCGGCGTCGTCGGACCCAACGGAGCCGGCAAGTCGAGCGTCTTGCGGATCATGGCCGGACTGGATCAGCCCAACAACGGCGACGCCTTCCTGGCGCCCGGAGCGTCGGTCGGCATCCTGCAACAGGAGCCGCCGCTCGACGACACCAAGACGGTGCGGGAGAACGTCGAGGAAGGCGTGCCGATCAAGGGCAAGCTCAACCGGTACAACGAGGTCGCCGAGTTGATGGCGACCGACTACTCCGACGAGCTGATGGAAGAGATGGGCAAGCTCCAGGAGGAGCTCGACGCCGCCGACGCGTGGGACATCGACTCGCAGCTCGAGCAGGCGATGGACGCGCTGCGCTGCCCGCCGCCCGACGAGCCGGTGACCCACCTGTCCGGTGGTGAACGCCGCCGGGTGGCGCTGTGCAAGCTGCTGCTGTCCAAGCCCGACCTGCTGCTGCTCGACGAGCCGACCAACCACCTCGACGCCGAGAGCGTCCTGTGGCTCGAACAGCACCTGGCCGAGTACAAGGGCGCCATCCTGGCCGTCACCCACGACCGCTACTTCCTCGACAACGTCGCGGAGTGGATCCTCGAACTCGACCGCGGCCGCGCGTTCCCCTACGAAGGCAACTACTCGACCTACCTGGAGAAGAAGGCCGAGCGCATCGCCGTGCAGGGGCGCAAGGACGCGAAGCTGCAGAAGCGACTGAAGGACGAACTGGAGTGGGTCCGGTCGGGCGCCAAGGCGCGCCAGGCCAAGAGCAAGGCCCGCCTGCAGCGCTACGAAGAGATGGCGGCCGAGGCGGAGAAGACCCGCAAGCTCGACTTCGAGGAGATCCAGATCCCGACCGGCCCCCGGCTGGGCAGTGTCGTCGTCGAGGTCTCCCACCTCGACAAGGGCTTCGACGGCCGCCAGCTGATCAAGGACCTGTCGTTCACCCTGCCGCGCAACGGCATCGTCGGGGTCATCGGCCCCAACGGCGTCGGCAAGACCACGCTGTTCAAGACCATCGTCGGCCTCGAACAGCCCGACAGCGGCACCGTCAAGATCGGTGAGACGGTCAAGCTGAGCTACGTCGACCAGTCCCGCTCCGGTATCGACCCGAAGAAGACGGTGTGGCAGGTCGTCTCCGACGGCCTGGACTACATCGAGGTCGGCCAGAACGAGATCCCGTCGCGGGCGTACGTCTCCGCGTTCGGCTTCAAGGGGCCCGACCAGCAGAAGCCGGCCGGAGTGCTCTCCGGTGGCGAGCGCAACCGGCTGAACCTCGCGCTGACCCTCAAAGAGGGCGGCAACCTGATTCTGCTCGACGAGCCGACCAACGACCTCGACGTCGAGACGCTGAGCTCGTTGGAGAACGCGCTCGAGAACTTCCCCGGCTGCGCGGTGGTGATCAGCCACGACCGCTGGTTCCTGGACCGCACCTGCACGCACATCCTGGCCTGGGAAGGCGATACCGACAACGAGGCCAAATGGTTCTGGTTCGAGGGCAACTTCGCAGCGTACGAGGAGAACAAGGTGGAACGGCTCGGTGCCGAAGCGGCCCGTCCGCACAGGGTGACCCACCGCAAGCTGACGCGGGGATAG
- a CDS encoding LuxR C-terminal-related transcriptional regulator translates to MPHGWQILERPSEFSEVRSALTGAGSYGVVLVGAAGVGKTTLARSVTESLRSQVHWVASTESSRSIPLGVFAHLVGPSTSRDATALLASARESLVSQGNSIVGVDDAHLLDELSATLLHQIAVDQTGRILATVRTGEPVPDAVTSLWKDGYLRRIELQPFTKKQSVGLVESVIGGRLEGLSADLMWKSSGGNPLFLRHLVEGSIDAGTLRKVDDVWQLRGPTAVPSGLVELLESRLEQSGEDVLGVLKILALCEPLDIDALTELAGDAAVDAAEMRGLIRFQQDGPTLNARFSHPLVGDVVRSKIGRAAERRLKGQVVQILRRRGLDTPASRIRMAQLSIDSDQSVDNELLTTAAKDAIYLSNLPLGERLARTAFDRTGSLQAGALLSRALLWQGKPAAADDILAKFAPDELDELQLVQWAIPRLSTLFWSMGEVEKAWKILELANERVRHPSLALVLDATAAALTVHQNEIGEGIDKALTVLADPQAPDQAVEFAAFAAGLAMPVAGSGDEFEPIAARCRAEQKTTDGMIRVMVRYCDVLALTHTGQLDLAAKRAADYADFSSVGQFLAWAIAKIMAGVVATARGDFPEVVSSIEQALAALSAESPLPWQLPGRLLLARAYAALGRVGEAERVLNDAAAHSGPSMALHEPQRLISKAWYAAAKGMERRAVELARAAADNARHSGQFALEAEALHHATRFGDRTTAARLAELTGVVHGSPAPLFARHAAAFAASDAAGLDAVSVDFEHAGLLLSAADAAAQAAHLHDAAGDRRKTNESGANALRLADLCGGATTPAVKTAARPLPLTSREREVAELVAAGLTNREIAEQLTLSVRTVEGHVYRACFKLDVADRDELAKLIKKKS, encoded by the coding sequence ATGCCCCACGGCTGGCAGATCCTCGAGCGCCCCTCCGAGTTCAGCGAGGTGCGCTCCGCTCTGACGGGTGCCGGGTCCTACGGCGTGGTGCTGGTGGGCGCGGCCGGCGTCGGCAAGACGACGCTCGCCCGGTCGGTGACCGAATCGCTGCGCTCTCAGGTGCACTGGGTGGCGTCCACGGAATCCTCGCGCAGCATCCCGCTGGGCGTCTTCGCCCACCTGGTGGGACCCAGCACCTCGCGCGACGCCACCGCGCTCCTGGCCTCAGCGCGCGAATCGCTTGTCTCACAAGGGAACAGCATCGTGGGCGTCGATGACGCGCACCTCCTCGACGAGCTGTCGGCCACGCTGCTGCACCAGATCGCGGTCGACCAGACGGGCCGCATCCTGGCGACGGTGCGCACCGGCGAGCCGGTGCCGGATGCGGTGACGTCGCTGTGGAAGGACGGCTATCTCCGTCGGATCGAGCTGCAACCGTTCACCAAGAAGCAGAGCGTCGGTCTCGTCGAATCGGTGATCGGTGGCCGTCTCGAGGGTCTCTCGGCCGATCTGATGTGGAAGTCCTCGGGCGGCAACCCGCTGTTCCTGCGCCACCTCGTGGAGGGGTCGATCGACGCGGGCACGCTCAGGAAGGTCGACGACGTCTGGCAGCTGCGCGGGCCCACCGCGGTTCCGTCGGGGCTGGTCGAGTTGCTGGAGAGCCGGCTCGAGCAGTCCGGCGAGGACGTGCTGGGCGTGCTGAAGATCCTGGCGTTGTGCGAGCCTCTCGACATCGACGCGCTGACCGAACTCGCCGGTGACGCCGCTGTCGACGCCGCCGAGATGCGGGGTCTCATCCGTTTCCAGCAGGACGGTCCGACCCTCAACGCGCGCTTTTCTCACCCGCTGGTCGGCGACGTCGTGCGCAGCAAGATCGGACGCGCCGCCGAGCGCCGCCTCAAGGGCCAGGTGGTACAGATCCTGCGCCGCCGCGGGCTCGACACCCCCGCGAGCCGCATCCGGATGGCGCAGCTGTCGATCGACAGCGACCAGTCCGTCGACAACGAGTTGCTGACCACCGCGGCCAAGGACGCCATCTACCTGTCGAACCTCCCGCTCGGAGAGCGGCTGGCCCGCACCGCGTTCGACCGCACCGGCAGCCTGCAGGCCGGCGCGCTGCTGTCGCGGGCACTGCTGTGGCAGGGCAAACCGGCTGCCGCCGACGACATCCTGGCGAAGTTCGCGCCCGATGAACTCGACGAGCTGCAGCTGGTCCAGTGGGCCATCCCCCGGCTGTCGACCTTGTTCTGGTCGATGGGCGAGGTCGAAAAGGCGTGGAAAATCCTGGAACTCGCCAACGAGCGCGTTCGTCATCCGTCGCTCGCCCTCGTCCTGGATGCGACCGCCGCGGCGCTGACCGTGCACCAGAACGAGATCGGCGAGGGCATCGACAAGGCGCTGACGGTGCTGGCCGACCCGCAAGCCCCCGATCAGGCGGTGGAGTTCGCGGCGTTCGCCGCGGGTCTGGCCATGCCGGTGGCCGGCAGCGGCGACGAGTTCGAGCCGATCGCCGCCCGCTGCCGTGCCGAGCAGAAGACCACCGACGGGATGATCCGGGTGATGGTGCGCTACTGCGACGTGCTGGCTCTGACCCACACCGGCCAGCTCGACCTGGCCGCCAAGCGCGCGGCCGACTACGCCGACTTCTCCTCAGTGGGCCAGTTCCTGGCGTGGGCGATCGCCAAGATCATGGCCGGGGTGGTGGCCACGGCTCGCGGTGACTTCCCCGAGGTGGTGTCGTCGATCGAACAGGCGCTGGCGGCCCTGTCCGCCGAATCGCCGCTGCCCTGGCAACTGCCCGGGCGGCTGCTGCTGGCCCGTGCCTACGCCGCCCTCGGGCGCGTCGGCGAGGCCGAGCGAGTCCTCAACGACGCCGCAGCCCACTCCGGTCCGTCGATGGCGCTGCACGAACCGCAGCGGCTGATCTCGAAGGCGTGGTACGCGGCGGCGAAGGGCATGGAGCGCCGCGCGGTCGAGCTGGCCCGCGCGGCCGCCGACAACGCTCGGCACTCCGGCCAGTTCGCCCTCGAGGCCGAGGCGTTGCACCACGCGACCAGGTTCGGCGACCGCACCACCGCCGCCCGGCTCGCCGAACTCACCGGCGTCGTGCACGGCTCGCCGGCGCCGCTGTTCGCCCGGCATGCAGCGGCGTTCGCCGCGTCCGACGCCGCCGGGCTGGACGCCGTCAGCGTCGACTTCGAACACGCAGGACTGCTGCTGTCCGCCGCGGACGCGGCCGCACAGGCGGCGCATCTGCACGACGCCGCGGGCGACCGGCGCAAGACCAACGAGTCGGGCGCCAACGCGCTGCGCCTCGCCGACCTGTGCGGCGGCGCGACCACGCCCGCGGTCAAGACGGCGGCGCGGCCGTTGCCGCTCACATCGCGGGAACGCGAGGTCGCAGAACTGGTCGCGGCGGGCCTGACCAATCGGGAGATCGCCGAGCAGCTCACGCTGTCGGTCCGCACTGTCGAGGGCCACGTGTACCGTGCCTGCTTCAAGCTCGATGTCGCCGACCGCGACGAGCTGGCCAAGCTGATCAAGAAGAAGTCCTGA
- a CDS encoding globin has translation MDSVDKQQSFYDAVGGHETFHAIVSRFYQLVREDEILRPLYPEDELDAAEERLLLFLEQYWGGPRTYSDRRGHPRLRMRHAPFRIGYLERDAWLRNMHIAVAEIDSRTLDEAHRRELIAYLEMAADSMVNSPF, from the coding sequence ATGGACTCAGTCGACAAGCAGCAGTCGTTCTACGACGCGGTGGGTGGCCACGAGACGTTTCACGCGATCGTGTCGCGGTTCTACCAACTGGTGCGCGAGGACGAGATCTTGCGCCCCCTCTATCCCGAGGACGAGCTCGACGCCGCCGAGGAGCGGCTCCTGCTGTTCCTCGAGCAGTACTGGGGCGGCCCGCGCACCTACTCCGACCGGCGCGGACACCCGCGCCTGCGGATGCGCCATGCGCCGTTCCGGATCGGCTACCTCGAGCGCGACGCCTGGCTGCGCAACATGCACATCGCAGTGGCCGAGATCGACTCCCGCACACTCGACGAGGCGCATCGGCGGGAGCTGATCGCATACCTCGAGATGGCGGCCGACTCGATGGTCAACTCGCCCTTCTGA
- a CDS encoding NAD-glutamate dehydrogenase — MSLNSGAIGGQTAEDGIPDIVDRLLPAYLRTYHGPHGGAPGAEAAVTGPVRKPAANTLAGPALVEAQYRLGSQRSAGATRVAVYGADDSGGFGPAMQIVTDNATMLMDSVTVLLHRIGVAYKAIMNPVFRVRRGAGGELLDIVPASEATFSDGVDETWVHVQLSSSVDRRALEEAERLLPRVLADSRQVALDSADMAATLRILAAELDSDTGRRFPSPDRKDVAALLRWLADGHFVLLGCQRCRVHDGEATVDPSSRLGVLRLRTDVLPQLTNKDELLALAQATIPSFLRYGAYPQIVVVREQSGDANDPGAIEHRFVGLFTVASMNANVLEIPLISRRVNDALAMAHRDPSHPGPLLLDIIQTIPRSELFALSARGLLDMAMAVVDLGSRRRTLLFLRADPLAHFVSCLVYLPRDRYTTAVRLEMQDILVRELGGVSIDYAARVSESPWALVHFTVRLPEGSRPSDVDVSEANESRIQDLLTEAARTWGDRLLGAVRAGSIDQAAAEHYAAAFPEVYKQAVNPLHALSDIAIIEELDDDSVKLVLDDTESTAVDGVSNLIWYLGGQSASLSQLLPMLQSMGVTVLEERPFTVTRPDGLPVWIYQFKVSPHRGMPDVPPGPEHESRAQRFADAVTAIWHGHAEIDRFNELVLRAGLTWRQVALLRAYAKYLKQAGFSYSQSHIAAVLNEHAGTARSLVELFEALFCPVDQDQTAANRDAQAAAAAVSADIDALVSLDTDRVLRAFASMIQATLRTNYFISRDDSARARNVLSFKLNPELIDELPLPRPKFEIFVYSPRVEGVHLRFGYVARGGLRWSDRREDFRTEILGLVKAQAVKNAVIVPVGAKGGFVVKHPPASTGDPATDRDATREEGVACYRLFIAGLLDITDNVAKASGAIVAPTDVVRRDGDDAYLVVAADKGTATFSDIANDVAESYGFWLGDAFASGGSVGYDHKAMGITAKGAWESVKRHFREMGVDTQSEDFTVVGVGDMSGDVFGNGMLLSKHIRLLAAFDHRHIFIDPDPDAATSWEERKRVFELPRSSWEDYDASLISRRGGVYSREHKSIPVSDEARAALGIDDEVTELTPPALIRAILKAPADLLFNGGIGTYVKAETESDVGDRANDAVRVNGNQVRAKVIGEGGNLGVTSLGRIEFDLCGGRINTDALDNSAGVDCSDHEVNIKILIDSLVTSGKVQPAERTDVLLSMTDEVGRLVLSDNESQNDLMGTSRANAASMLSVHARMIRDMVEEHGLNRELEALPSEKEIARRTEAGIGLTSPELATLMAHVKLLLKHDLLSSELPDQEVFASRLPSYFPARLRDQFSADIRSHQLRREMVATMLVNDVVDTAGITYVYRVTEDVGVSPLDAVRSFVAGDAIFGYGRVWRQIRAAGAEGASVAVTDRMTLDLRRLVDRASRWLLNYRPQPLAVGAEINRFAEKVSALTPQMSQWLRGDDKAIVTKEAGEFSAQGVPEDLAYMVATGLYQFSLLDVIDIADIVDRDPAEVADAYFALMDRLGTDGLLTAVSRLSRDDRWHSLARLAIRDDIYGSLRALCFDVLAVGEPDESGEQKIEEWEMTNSSRVTRARRTLTELYESGEHDLATLSVASRQIRSMTRTSGTGTSG, encoded by the coding sequence ATGTCGTTGAATTCCGGGGCCATCGGTGGACAGACCGCCGAGGACGGCATCCCCGACATCGTCGACCGGCTGCTGCCCGCCTACCTGCGGACCTATCACGGGCCCCACGGCGGTGCGCCGGGCGCCGAGGCCGCCGTCACCGGGCCGGTGCGAAAGCCCGCCGCGAACACGCTGGCCGGCCCGGCGCTGGTCGAGGCACAGTACCGTCTGGGCAGTCAGCGCTCCGCGGGCGCCACCCGCGTCGCGGTCTACGGCGCCGACGATTCCGGCGGCTTCGGGCCCGCGATGCAGATCGTCACCGACAACGCGACGATGCTGATGGACTCCGTCACCGTCCTGCTGCACCGGATCGGGGTGGCCTACAAGGCGATCATGAACCCGGTGTTCCGGGTGCGGCGCGGGGCGGGCGGAGAGCTGCTGGACATCGTGCCGGCCTCGGAGGCCACGTTCAGTGACGGCGTCGACGAGACCTGGGTGCACGTGCAGCTCTCCAGCTCGGTGGACCGGCGGGCCCTCGAAGAGGCCGAGCGGCTGCTGCCGCGGGTGCTCGCCGACTCACGCCAGGTGGCACTCGATTCCGCAGACATGGCGGCGACGCTGCGCATTCTGGCCGCCGAACTCGACAGTGACACCGGGCGCCGGTTCCCGAGCCCGGACCGCAAGGACGTCGCGGCGCTGCTGCGCTGGCTGGCCGACGGGCACTTCGTGCTGCTGGGCTGTCAGCGGTGCCGCGTTCACGACGGCGAGGCCACCGTGGACCCGTCGAGCCGGCTCGGTGTCTTGCGGCTGCGGACGGACGTGCTGCCCCAGCTGACCAACAAAGACGAGCTGCTGGCGCTGGCGCAGGCGACGATCCCCAGCTTCCTGCGCTACGGCGCGTATCCGCAGATCGTCGTGGTGCGCGAACAGTCCGGCGACGCCAACGATCCGGGCGCCATCGAACACCGGTTCGTGGGCCTGTTCACCGTCGCGTCGATGAACGCCAACGTGCTGGAGATCCCGCTGATCTCGCGGCGGGTCAACGACGCGCTGGCGATGGCGCACCGCGACCCGAGCCATCCGGGCCCGCTGCTCCTCGACATCATCCAGACGATCCCCCGCTCCGAGTTGTTCGCGCTCAGCGCGCGCGGCCTGCTCGACATGGCGATGGCGGTCGTCGACCTGGGGTCCCGCCGGCGCACCCTGCTGTTCCTGCGCGCCGACCCGCTGGCCCACTTCGTGTCGTGTCTGGTCTATCTGCCGCGCGATCGCTACACCACCGCCGTCCGGCTCGAGATGCAGGACATCCTGGTCCGCGAGCTCGGCGGTGTCAGCATCGACTACGCCGCGCGGGTCAGCGAATCCCCCTGGGCGCTGGTGCATTTCACTGTCCGGCTGCCGGAAGGTTCCCGCCCGTCGGACGTGGACGTGTCGGAGGCCAACGAGTCGCGCATCCAGGACCTGCTCACCGAGGCCGCCCGCACGTGGGGCGACCGTCTGCTCGGCGCGGTGAGGGCAGGCTCGATCGACCAGGCCGCGGCCGAGCACTACGCTGCCGCGTTCCCCGAGGTCTACAAGCAGGCCGTCAACCCGCTGCACGCCCTGTCGGACATCGCGATCATCGAGGAATTGGACGACGATTCGGTCAAGCTGGTGCTCGACGACACGGAGAGCACCGCCGTGGACGGTGTCTCCAATCTCATCTGGTACCTCGGCGGTCAGTCGGCGTCGCTGAGCCAGCTCCTGCCGATGCTGCAGTCGATGGGCGTCACCGTTCTCGAGGAGCGGCCGTTCACCGTGACCCGCCCCGACGGGCTGCCGGTGTGGATCTACCAGTTCAAAGTCTCGCCCCATCGGGGTATGCCCGACGTTCCGCCGGGACCCGAGCACGAGTCTCGCGCGCAACGCTTCGCCGATGCGGTCACCGCCATCTGGCACGGGCACGCCGAGATCGACCGCTTCAACGAATTGGTGCTGCGCGCGGGGCTGACCTGGCGCCAGGTCGCCCTGCTGCGCGCCTACGCCAAATATCTGAAGCAGGCCGGGTTCTCGTACAGCCAGTCGCACATCGCCGCCGTGCTCAACGAGCACGCGGGCACCGCCCGATCGCTGGTCGAGCTGTTCGAGGCTCTCTTCTGCCCTGTCGACCAGGACCAGACCGCGGCCAACCGGGACGCCCAGGCCGCCGCCGCGGCGGTGTCGGCGGACATCGACGCGCTCGTCAGCCTCGACACCGACCGCGTGCTGCGCGCCTTCGCATCGATGATCCAGGCCACGCTGCGGACCAATTACTTCATCAGCCGTGACGATTCCGCCCGCGCGCGAAACGTGTTGTCATTCAAGCTGAATCCCGAGCTCATCGACGAACTCCCGCTGCCGCGGCCGAAGTTCGAGATCTTCGTGTACTCGCCGCGGGTGGAAGGCGTGCACCTACGGTTCGGGTACGTGGCCCGCGGCGGCCTGCGCTGGTCGGACCGTCGCGAGGACTTCCGCACCGAGATCCTCGGCCTGGTCAAGGCGCAGGCGGTCAAGAACGCGGTCATCGTGCCCGTCGGCGCCAAAGGCGGCTTCGTCGTCAAGCATCCGCCGGCGTCCACCGGCGACCCCGCCACCGACCGCGACGCCACGCGGGAAGAAGGGGTGGCCTGCTACCGCTTGTTCATCGCGGGGCTGCTCGACATCACCGACAACGTCGCCAAAGCCTCGGGTGCGATCGTCGCCCCGACCGACGTGGTACGCCGCGACGGCGACGACGCGTATCTGGTCGTCGCAGCCGACAAGGGCACCGCGACGTTCTCCGACATCGCCAACGACGTCGCCGAGTCCTATGGCTTCTGGCTCGGCGACGCGTTCGCCTCGGGCGGCTCCGTCGGCTACGACCACAAGGCGATGGGTATCACCGCCAAAGGCGCGTGGGAGTCGGTCAAACGGCACTTCCGCGAGATGGGGGTGGACACCCAGTCCGAGGACTTCACCGTCGTCGGGGTGGGCGACATGAGCGGCGACGTGTTCGGCAACGGGATGCTGCTGTCCAAGCACATCCGGCTGCTGGCCGCCTTCGACCACCGGCACATCTTCATCGACCCGGACCCCGACGCCGCCACCTCCTGGGAGGAACGCAAGCGGGTCTTCGAGCTCCCGCGGTCGAGTTGGGAAGACTACGACGCGTCGCTGATCAGCCGCCGCGGCGGCGTCTACAGCCGGGAGCACAAGTCGATCCCGGTCAGCGACGAGGCCCGGGCGGCGCTGGGCATCGACGACGAGGTGACGGAGTTGACGCCGCCCGCGCTGATCAGGGCGATTCTGAAGGCGCCGGCCGACCTGCTGTTCAACGGCGGCATCGGCACCTACGTCAAGGCCGAGACCGAATCCGACGTCGGTGATCGTGCCAACGACGCCGTGCGGGTCAACGGAAACCAGGTGCGCGCCAAGGTGATCGGCGAAGGCGGCAACCTGGGGGTGACGTCGCTGGGCCGCATCGAGTTCGATCTCTGCGGCGGCCGGATCAACACCGACGCGCTGGACAACTCGGCGGGGGTGGACTGCTCCGACCACGAGGTCAACATCAAGATCCTGATCGACTCCCTGGTCACATCCGGCAAGGTGCAGCCGGCCGAGCGCACGGACGTTCTGCTGTCGATGACCGACGAAGTCGGGCGACTGGTGTTGTCCGACAACGAGAGTCAGAACGACCTGATGGGCACCAGCCGGGCCAACGCGGCGAGCATGCTCTCGGTGCACGCCCGGATGATCCGCGACATGGTGGAGGAGCACGGGCTCAACCGGGAGCTCGAGGCGTTGCCGTCGGAGAAGGAGATCGCACGGCGCACCGAGGCGGGCATCGGCCTGACGTCCCCGGAGCTGGCCACGCTGATGGCCCACGTCAAGCTGCTGCTCAAGCACGATCTGCTCAGCAGCGAGCTGCCCGATCAGGAGGTGTTCGCCTCCCGCCTGCCTTCCTATTTCCCGGCCAGGCTGCGCGACCAGTTCAGCGCCGACATCCGGTCGCACCAACTGCGCCGGGAGATGGTCGCCACGATGCTGGTCAACGACGTCGTCGACACGGCAGGGATCACCTACGTCTACCGCGTCACCGAGGACGTCGGAGTCAGCCCACTGGATGCGGTGCGCAGCTTCGTCGCCGGCGACGCGATCTTCGGTTACGGACGGGTGTGGCGGCAGATCCGCGCGGCCGGCGCCGAGGGCGCGTCGGTGGCGGTGACCGACCGCATGACGCTCGACCTGCGTCGGCTCGTCGACCGCGCGTCGCGGTGGTTGCTCAACTACCGGCCCCAGCCGCTGGCGGTGGGCGCCGAGATCAACCGGTTCGCCGAGAAGGTCTCCGCCCTCACGCCGCAGATGTCGCAGTGGCTGCGCGGCGACGACAAGGCGATCGTCACCAAGGAGGCGGGCGAATTCAGCGCGCAGGGCGTCCCGGAAGATCTCGCGTACATGGTCGCCACGGGCCTGTACCAGTTCAGCCTGCTGGACGTGATCGACATCGCCGACATCGTCGACCGGGACCCGGCGGAGGTCGCCGACGCGTACTTCGCCCTGATGGACCGCCTCGGTACCGACGGATTGCTGACCGCGGTGTCGCGGCTCTCGCGCGACGACCGCTGGCATTCACTGGCCCGCTTGGCGATCCGCGACGACATCTACGGCTCCCTGCGGGCACTGTGTTTCGATGTCCTCGCAGTCGGTGAACCCGACGAGAGCGGCGAGCAGAAGATCGAAGAGTGGGAGATGACCAACAGCTCCCGCGTGACCCGGGCGCGCCGCACGCTGACCGAGCTCTATGAGAGCGGCGAGCACGACCTGGCGACGTTGTCGGTGGCGTCCCGCCAGATCCGCAGCATGACAAGGACGAGTGGAACGGGAACATCTGGGTGA
- a CDS encoding acyl-CoA thioesterase has translation MTQHGFTAPVGVRWSDIDMYQHINHATMVTILEEARIPFLLEPFGDDFATIGLLIAEVNISYKAQLRLVDSPLQVTMWSKRVRAVDFTVGYEVRSAGAPPDSRPAVVADTQLAAVHIEEQRLQRLSGKQREYLQRWAR, from the coding sequence GTGACTCAGCACGGGTTCACGGCGCCGGTAGGAGTGCGCTGGTCGGACATCGACATGTACCAGCACATCAACCACGCGACGATGGTCACCATCCTCGAAGAAGCCCGGATCCCATTTCTCCTCGAGCCCTTCGGTGACGACTTCGCCACCATCGGGTTGCTGATCGCCGAGGTGAACATCTCCTACAAGGCGCAGCTGCGGCTGGTCGACTCCCCGTTGCAGGTCACGATGTGGTCGAAGCGGGTCAGGGCCGTCGACTTCACGGTGGGCTACGAGGTGCGGTCGGCCGGTGCCCCGCCCGACTCCCGGCCGGCGGTCGTCGCCGACACGCAGCTGGCTGCGGTGCATATCGAAGAGCAACGGCTACAACGACTTTCGGGGAAGCAGCGAGAGTACCTGCAACGCTGGGCACGATGA
- a CDS encoding single-stranded DNA-binding protein has translation MFETPITIVGTIITNPERRWVGDQELFKFRVASNSRRRTGEGTWEPGNSLYATVNCWGRLVTGVGAGLGKGDAVIVVGNVYTSEYEDRDGNRRSSLEIRATSVGPDLARCIARIEKRRHPDAASDTAADGTGAGTADDERDEEQSAVGVTGLPLSA, from the coding sequence ATGTTCGAGACACCCATCACGATCGTCGGAACCATCATCACGAACCCGGAGCGTCGCTGGGTCGGCGATCAGGAACTCTTCAAGTTCCGCGTGGCCAGCAACTCGCGGCGGCGCACCGGCGAGGGCACCTGGGAGCCCGGCAACTCGCTGTACGCGACGGTGAACTGCTGGGGACGGCTCGTCACCGGGGTCGGCGCCGGCCTCGGAAAGGGAGACGCCGTGATCGTTGTTGGCAACGTGTACACCAGTGAGTACGAGGACCGCGACGGCAACCGACGGTCCTCGCTGGAGATACGGGCCACGTCCGTGGGACCGGATCTGGCGAGGTGCATCGCCCGGATCGAGAAGCGCAGGCATCCGGATGCGGCGTCGGACACCGCAGCCGACGGGACCGGTGCCGGCACTGCGGACGACGAGCGCGACGAGGAACAGTCGGCGGTCGGCGTCACGGGGCTGCCGCTGAGCGCGTAG